In one Culex quinquefasciatus strain JHB chromosome 2, VPISU_Cqui_1.0_pri_paternal, whole genome shotgun sequence genomic region, the following are encoded:
- the LOC6034507 gene encoding venom serine protease 34, producing MMAGLVMSGTTSIFCGATIISEYYALTAAHCLTDLEGTLTLLVGVHEEDPYKKYNPYAVYYSVKTIIVHPEYNERLITNDIGLVRTESEIEFNHRVGSVCLPWKFRESTFTGESFEASGWGALRFRGPSPQVLNKVVLNVVDNASCSTRWNRRITSKQMCTYTPHKDTCQGDSGGPLFFTDPENEQFYVVGVVSYGYGCATHKPAVYTRVSAYLDWIKTQTSDTSYCVM from the exons ATGATGGCAGGATTGGTAATGTCAGGAACCACTAGTATCTTTTGTGGAGCTACTATAA TTTCAGAATATTACGCTTTGACAGCAGCTCATTGCCTAACCGACTTGGAAGGAACACTGACGCTTCTAGTTGGCGTACACGAAGaagatccatacaaaaagtacaATCCATACGCCGTATATTACTCAGTGAAAACAATCATTGTTCATCCAGAGTACAATGAGCGACTGATAACTAACGATATCGGTTTGGTGCGAACTGAGTCCGAAATCGAGTTTAATCACAGAGTCGGTTCTGTTTGTCTACCGTGGAAGTTCCGAGAAAGCACCTTCACTGGCGAGTCTTTCGAAGCGAGCGGGTGGGGTGCTCTGCGTTTTAGAGGACCTTCTCCTCAAGTGCTTAATAAGGTGGTTCTCAACGTAGTCGACAACGCAAGCTGTTCAACCCGATGGAACAGAAGGATAACTTCTAAACAAATGTGTACCTACACGCCGCATAAAGACACGTGTCAAGGCGATTCCGGAGGGCCACTGTTTTTTACGGATCCTGAAAATGAACAGTTTTACGTGGTTGGAGTTGTAAGTTACGGATACGGGTGTGCTACGCACAAGCCAGCCGTTTACACTAGGGTCTCCGCTTACCTAGACTGGATTAAAACACAGACTAGCGATACGTCCTACtgtgttatgtga
- the LOC119767418 gene encoding uncharacterized protein LOC119767418 has translation MSNPPTANQEGNASNMQAVAAVGVKLPDFWKTDPEMWFAQAEAQFTLANITRDDTKYSHIVAKVDQTVICHIADLVHRPPLENKYNAVKERLIGRFAMSPQARLEGLLGTHDLGDLRPSHLLAKMQELSSGLGVESALLRMLFLQKLPTNVRGILSICNEPLANIALMADKMIETMSATVASVSKPEGLPTSETDDLKAQVAALTAEVKRMRIQPSRSRSRSLSRARDDARSPSRNRDDVFGPSQTAEVGGASTSRRLVVYDRSSKTRFLIDSGSDVSLIPASRSDRTGGEIPFHLHAANGSSIKAYSKKFLCTDLGLRRKFVWSFLVADVGMAILGADFLAHYGLIIDLKHQRLIDNTTKLHSLGGMMTATVHSVTFVDEQNPFRDLLHEFQEITVPFSLRCQPTHDVTHHIVTKGPPAACKVRRLHPDKAKAAKEEFQLMMDLGICRPSSSSWASPLHCVPKKNGQWRFVGDYRQLNKITAPDRYPVPHIHDLLNTLTGKSIFTTLDLERAYHQIPVEESDIPKTAVITPFGLFEFTRMQFGLMNASQTFQRFMDRLFADLDFVVKFIDDICIASTSMEEHRRHVRIVLERLHANGLVINVAKSQFAKTEVNFLGYVVSETGIRPLPERVKAVRDFPTPSTVRELRRFLALVNVYKRFIPHASDIQADLRKLIPGNRKNDTRKV, from the exons ATGTCTAACCCGCCGACAGCCAACCAAGAAGGGAACGCAAGCAACATGCAAGCTGTCGCGGCCGTCGGTGTCAAGCTTCCAGATTTCTGGAAAACGGATCCGGAGATGTGGTTTGCGCAAGCGGAGGCGCAATTTACTTTGGCCAACATCACACGCGACGACACAAAGTACTCCCACATCGTGGCCAAAGTCGATCAAACCGTGATTTGCCACATCGCCGACCTGGTCCATCGCCCCCCGCTTGAGAACAAGTACAACGCAGTGAAGGAGAGACTGATTGGCCGTTTTGCTATGTCCCCTCAAGCCAGACTGGAAGGACTGCTTGGAACGCACGACCTTGGAGATTTGCGTCCCTCCCACCTTCTCGCAAAGATGCAGGAACTCTCGTCGGGATTGGGAGTTGAGTCAGCGCTGCTGCGGATGCTCTTTCTGCAGAAACTGCCAACGAACGTCAGAGGAATCCTCTCGATTTGCAACGAGCCGCTAGCGAACATTGCGTTGATGGCAGACAAAATGATCGAAACTATGTCAGCAACCGTGGCATCCGTGAGCAAGCCGGAAGGGCTTCCGACCTCCGAAACCGACGATCTCAAGGCACAGGTTGCAGCTCTCACAGCTGAGGTCAAGCGGATGAGGATCCAACCCTCGCGTTCCCGCAGTCGATCACTGTCCCGAGCTCGGGACGACGCTCGCTCTCCGTCCAGAAATCGAGATGACGTGT TCGGCCCATCTCAAACGGCGGAGGTGGGTGGAGCTTCAACAAGTCGTCGTCTTGTCGTCTACGACAGATCATCCAAAACAAGATTCCTGATCGATTCAGGGTCCGACGTGTCCCTGATTCCCGCGAGCAGAAGTGACCGGACCGGAGGCGAGATACCTTTTCACCTGCACGCTGCAAACGGCTCAAGCATCAAGGCGTACTCCAAGAAATTCCTGTGCACGGATCTGGGACTGAGGCGGAAATTTGTGTGGAGCTTCCTGGTTGCGGATGTCGGCATGGCGATCCTCGGCGCTGACTTTCTGGCGCACTACGGGCTGATCATCGATCTCAAGCACCAGCGCCTGATCGACAACACGACGAAGCTGCATTCGCTTGGTGGAATGATGACGGCAACGGTCCACAGTGTCACGTTCGTCGACGAACAGAACCCGTTTCGGGACCTGCTGCACGAATTCCAAGAAATTACTGTCCCCTTCTCACTCCGGTGCCAACCAACCCACGATGTAACTCACCACATCGTAACGAAAGGCCCTCCTGCTGCGTGCAAGGTGCGAAGACTGCATCCCGATAAAGCGAAGGCCGCGAAGGAAGAATTCCAATTGATGATGGACCTGGGCATCTGCAGACCGTCGAGTAGCAGCTGGGCAAGTCCACTGCATTGTGTTCCGAAGAAAAATGGCCAGTGGCGGTTCGTCGGGGACTACCGGCAGCTCAACAAGATCACAGCACCCGACCGGTACCCGGTGCCTCACATCCACGACCTGCTCAACACGCTGACCGGTAAGTCGATATTCACGACACTCGACCTGGAACGAGCTTATCACCAGATACCGGTAGAAGAGTCGGACATCCCCAAAACAGCAGTGATAACAccgtttggcctttttgaattCACTCGCATGCAATTTGGGTTGATGAATGCCAGCCAAACGTTTCAACGCTTCATGGACCGTTTGTTTGCAGATCTTGACTTCGTCGTGAAGTTCATTGACGACATCTGCATCGCGTCCACGTCCATGGAAGAGCATCGCCGCCACGTTCGCATTGTGCTAGAACGGTTGCACGCTAACGGCCTGGTGATCAACGTCGCCAAAAGCCAGTTCGCTAAGACAGAAGTGAATTTCCTCGGCTATGTGGTAAGCGAAACTGGAATTCGTCCGCTCCCGGAACGGGTCAAGGCTGTGCGAGACTTCCCAACGCCGTCAACGGTTCGTGAACTGAGAAGGTTTCTGGCGTTAGTGAATGTCTACAAGAGGTTCATTCCACACGCCTCCGACATTCAGGCAGACCTTCGAAAGCTGATCCCCGGGAACCGGAAGAATGACACGCGGAAAGTGTAG
- the LOC6034506 gene encoding proteoglycan 4, which produces MGLKLKWFRRRLTFEGIPSAPERSTRRKEHNTGITVIGVYRQSVNYEDYIEPTRSSYSWEPASHPFVTTTIRKPATSVPLASTSAAATTTTTLEKRTASPDKIAAAPKTKKSSTPARETPPQPTYSPPKPPVRKSLVKTKSTPNIATAAASLEPVTLEVTRSVEVLNEGSVPLSRSPAARSTTIVSRNSDTEIYNERSVDVDGDSLGSFGKVKSTTRSPPPEKDSPEAVPEELWKQKQPEFFNEILQKVNGLAAASKSPELDRPAKPKEPALEDDAESFNDIFQKVKARPRNPADGQESPKPEPIVEAFPINRKRSIEDIFEPRKPELVPDVLITTAPQIVDPNPSPKPIKSILKKRAPGPPPTSPQPAPPTVTMEIPTPPPRSIRKEEPIPMKRTVNEDSDDDDYDTWNMVERHRSSISQTAARVDPEVVRNVPTSLQLPRQSVPSEPPRTLRGMRDYHHKQQQPNASSSDGGDGLFLGRHARGARDSESTLSEASA; this is translated from the exons ATGGGATTAAAGCTGAAATGGTTCCGAAGGCGACTCACCTTCGAAGGAATTCCATCCGCGCCGGAGCGGAGCACGCGCCGAAAGGAG CACAATACCGGAATTACCGTTATCGGAGTTTATCGGCAGAGCGTGAATTATGAAGACTACATTGAACCGACGCGATCATCGTACAGCTGGGAACCGGCGAGTCATCCCTTTGTGACCACGA CCATCAGAAAACCGGCCACGTCCGTACCATTAGCATCGACATCTGCTGCtgcgacgacaacgacgacccTTGAGAAACGCACCGCTTCACCAGATAAGATAGCGGCGGCTCCGAAGACGAAGAAGTCGTCAACACCAGCCAGAGAAACGCCTCCACAGCCGACCTACTCCCCTCCCAAACCCCCAGTTCGGAAGAGTCTGGTTAAAACAAAATCCACCCCAAACATAGCGACCGCGGCGGCGTCACTAGAACCGGTAACGCTGGAGGTGACCCGCTCCGTTGAGGTGCTCAACGAAGGTTCGGTCCCGCTGAGTCGGAGTCCCGCGGCCAGATCTACAACAATCGTTAGCAGGAATTCCGACACCGAAATCTACAACGAACGTAGCGTTGATGTTGACGGCGATTCGCTGGGTTCGTTTGGGAAGGTCAAGAGCACCACCAGGTCACCTCCACCGGAAAAGGATAGTCCAGAGGCGGTACCCGAGGAGTTGTGGAAGCAGAAGCAGCCGGAGTTTTTCAACGAAATTCTGCAGAAAGTAAACG GTTTGGCAGCAGCGTCCAAATCCCCGGAACTCGATCGGCCAGCAAAACCGAAAGAACCAGCGTTGGAGGATGACGCCGAATCGTTCAACGATATATTCCAAAAGGTCAAAGCGCGACCTCGAAACCCTGCCGATGGCCAGGAGTCTCCCAAGCCGGAACCCATTGTCGAAGCATTCCCCATCAACCGGAAACGATCGATCGAGGACATCTTCGAGCCACGGAAACCGGAACTGGTTCCAGATGTTCTTATAACCACAGCCCCGCAGATCGTAGACCCCAACCCGTCTCCAAAACCCATCAAATCAATCCTGAAGAAGCGAGCTCCTGGTCCACCACCAACCTCTCCCCAACCCGCACCACCAACGGTGACCATGGAAATCCCAACGCCACCCCCTCGATCCATTCGCAAGGAGGAACCAATCCCGATGAAACGAACCGTCAACGAAgactccgacgacgacgactacgacACCTGGAACATGGTCGAACGGCACCGATCCTCGATCAGCCAAACCGCCGCCCGTGTCGATCCGGAAGTCGTGCGAAACGTCCCCACCAGTCTGCAGCTTCCGCGACAATCCGTCCCATCGGAACCGCCGCGAACGCTACGTGGCATGCGAGACTACCaccacaaacaacaacaacccaaCGCCAGCAGCAGTGACGGTGGTGACGGTCTATTTCTGGGAAGACACGCACGCGGCGCTCGTGACAGCGAATCGACCCTTTCCGAAGCGTCCGCCTaa